The Huiozyma naganishii CBS 8797 chromosome 9, complete genome nucleotide sequence ACAAACTTTTAAAAAATGAAttaaaaaagaaggtcCTACCCGGATTCGAACCGGGGTTGTCCGGATCAAAACCGAAAGTGATAACCACTACACTATAGGACCAAAACAACTCGATTTTTTCGTAACATGGACCTGTATGAGTTCCAATTACATAACCCCCCCCTCAATCACGAGACCCAGCTCAATCACAAACTCACACAGTTCTCAATTATGACAGTAACTCTCTTATACGagacacaaacaataaGCCCTCTTCTACAAGACAACCCTTAGAGACAAACAACAGTTACTATGTAATAGGCATTACGCAATGTGCAACATGCACTAATCAATACTCACGCAATATTTATATCTTAGACCATCATCCCTCGTTGCTACATGATGCTAAGACAAAGGAACGTTCAAAAGACAATAGTACGCTGGCCGTGACTAtttgtgttgttgtgaAAATTTATGACCTAGACGTTGAAGAAGCCTTTGTCATATAAGCAGTGGAAGAAGGGGATAGTGGCTCTTTCCACTCACTACCCGCCGAGCTGAAACGTGAGTTTCAAGCAACGGTAACCGACAAGTTACCACCCCGGTCAGGTACACATACGTATAGTCACGAGATTGTACTGAAACGTGAAAGGAAACCCCCCAGATTAATTTCATATAGAATGACGCCGAAGTTAGAACGAGAATGTAAAACGATGATTGAGAATTTACTGAAAAAAGGATTTGTggaagaaaacaaaagcCCAGTGTCATCACCAATGCTGcttaaaaaaaaaggacaGTTCCTACCGATTAGTCGTCGAAATCACAGTCAATGATCCATTCCCATTGCCCAGAATAGATGACTTAATGGCAAAATAGGAGACTGCTCACTCTTCTCGAAGCTAGAATTGCACTCGGGCTATCACCGAATTCCATTGGCTAACGGATCACAGGGAATTAACCGAATTTACCACTCCATTTGGTCATTACCATTATGCCTTTTGGATTGTGCAATGCCCCCGGAACGTTTTTCAGGTATATGCAAAGGATATTAGGTGACTTATCTCACGTACTTGTATACCTCGATGATATCCTCATAGCTAGTCAAGATCGTGAAACGCACATTCAGGATCTTAAAAAAGTCTTGCACCAATTAAAAAGGAAGGGTTAGTATGTAAGAGATCCaaatgtttttttctccAGAAAGAAGTACATTTTCTAGGACATATATCGAACGCGAAAGGATTTGCGgttcaacaagacaaaGTTAAAGCAGTTCAGGAATTGCCAATTCCCACGTCCATCAAAGCGACTCAATCATTCATGAGCATGGTGAACTATCATAGGACATTTATCCCAGGTTGTAGTAAAATGGCTAAACCATTGTTTGATTATATTTCGGGAAAATGTAAATGGGAAAAAGCACAAACTGAAGCAGTTAGccatcttgaagaaaaaattggcATCAGCTCCAATTTTAGTTCCATTCGTTGAAGGTAAAAGTACCAACTAACAACAGATGCAAGGTTTTGCAGCCATAGGATCAGTACTAGAACGGCTAAACACAGATGGCTCCGCCAGAGGTGTTATCGGTTATTTTACAAGGTCTGTGTCGGATACACAGAGCAGGTACCACACTGGTGAGATCTAATTACTTGCGATTGTCGAATAGTTGAAGCACTTCCGGTTTTATTTACACGGACATCATTTCTTATTGAGAACAAACCATAGCTCATTGCCATCGTACAATAACAAGAAAGATCCTTTACAGAAGATTACCAGATGGTCGCAATCACTCGCCGAATTTGACTTTGACATTGAACATGtcgaaggaaaagaaagtgcAGTAGCAGACGCATTAAGTAGGCCTCAAGAGATTGACACTATTGCAATCTGTCCTCTAAGTTCCCTGAAATCAATCAGGCCAGAAGAATGGTCAAAAGAACCACTGAAAGGCCCATGGTGTGCTGCCATATTAATAGGATTAGGAAAAATCGACAAAACGAAGGTCAAGGCTGCTGATAACtccttgttcaaaaaatacTTAAAGAGAATAATGTACTCCGCCTTACCTGAGAGGTTATCAAGGAAGATGCATACCTTCCAGTAGTCCGAAATAATAGCATTGATACCAAACTTAACGTTAAAGGTTAACAAAACTCGTTGAGTTGGAACGTAGAACGTGCAGCTCCTGCAAAAGCTTGTGAACCTTAAAATGTAGTGATTGACATCTTTAGTTTCGGGATTTGGATCGTAAAGGACAATACCAGATGTTGTAGATTGATCACGGGTGGGAGACTTGGTCAGTGCCGACTGGCTCTAATATGGACACTAAAATGTAGTGTTGTTAGACGATATTAGGACTTCTAAAATAGTACACTGCATTTCTTAGACAACCAAGCCTGGTCTCCTTATTCTTATTATGAGAGAATTTGAGAATGGTAATTGGATATGACACCGCAGAATTCAGTTTCCCTTTCATATGTTCTCTACCCTCTCTTAATCTGTAACCCCTGGTCGGTTCGTGGTGCATGTCTTTTCTTATTTCGAGGTGTCTAGGTTGACAAATGAGGTATGCTTTACCATATTAAGGTAACTTCCCGATTAGTCCTATGAAACAGGGCGAACCTGGGAAGTTGTCATTTGAGTAGCACTTGAGATTTCAGATATTAGCAGTAGAGCGTAGTGTAGTATAGGATACTAGTCTTTTGGTTATACTAACTAAGTAGTCTGTATGTATGGTTCACGGCGTTACATTTTGACCGTGAACCATGTATGAGAATACACACAACAAGGACATAGTGCTTTGAAGAGGTCTAATGAGGGGCCTGACCAGATTCCTAATATCTATAGAAGTCGAATACTTCTCAAAGTTTAACTGAGAATGctgaaacaaaattgattGCTTGTAGGAAAGAAGTATGGTATACTTTAATTACTGCAATTAAAATACATAtaaaatttgaagaacacgCTGTTTCTAGTTTTGAAACTCTTATGCAGAAACACAATAATTACCTTGTTTCTTACATATACATAGGCAGGTTTTGGAGACACTGCCTTTGGGTTAATGTGTTTGACGTCTGCTTTGTATCTCGATTAGCTTAGCGTGGAGCACTGTAAAAGCTCACGTGCCCAAagaaaaacttttgaacaaaatgaaTTCGATGAGCAGTTGAGCTTGTTCATCAGCACGTTCAAATATACACGTTACAACCCGTCATAGCACCATTTCCTCTTGCCTGCCTGACCAAATGTCGcgaattgaagaagtatCTGACTTTGATGAGGAAGATGGGTACAATTCCAAGGCTGGTGATGTCTACCTAGCATATATTGATGCCCCGGTGAAAGAAGTTGACGAGATCACGGTTGAAGATACATTCGTCGGTGGAGAACCAATCTGGTTACACCCTAATTCAATCCCCCCCTCTGACATGTTAAAATGTGGTGCTTGTAAAACTCCTGATCATATGAAGTTACTACTTCAAGCGTTCTCTCCGTTGGATGAGGAAACTATGGAGAGCATACATTCCACGATAGGGAAAAACTTGCATATGAATCATATAAACGCTGATAACGATAGAGTCCTATACGTTTTTATCTGTACTAATTGTCAGAGAAAGGGCAATTCTGTTCGTTGCATAAGGGGGGTCAAGAAGAATCCAAGAACAGCCTCATTGGAAAGCAAAATTAAAGACACCCCAGAGGGGAAAGATTTCAATATCAATCCTTTTGATCTATCACAGACATCCAGCCAATCACATAATACAATGGCAAATAATCCGTTTGCCACAGGGACGGAGTCCGTTAATCCATTTGCAAGAACCGAGACCCCTGTTGTAGAGAAAGACGTCCCTGACGTGGAACCTCTCTCCTCGAAAAATGCGAGGAAACTACATAATTCTTTAAAAGATAAATCTTTTGACAGTTCCAAATGTTTTAAGCCATTTTCCTTATatgttgaagaggaaagattCACTAACAAGCCCGACCATTTGAAATTACCAAAAAATTTAAAGATTGATAAAGACGCGTTGGAGTTAACTGGCAATAATGAAGAGGACCTCAATAAAGATCCAATTCGCCTAGACccaagaacagaaaaactttccaaatttttagatgatgatgttttccaaaagttCCAAGAAGTTGTAGGTTATAATCCGTTACAGGTTCTCAGATACGATATTGGTGGCAAACCACTATACTATGCAGAatcgaaaaagaaatttgaagaaataGTGGCCAACCCAGGTTACAATCCATCAAGTTGTAGGATCTTTGAAATGCAACTGATGCCAAAGCTTATTCTAGATCTTGATGAAACAGTTTCTGTCAACGACGGTATGGTATGGGGCACAATTATGGTCTTTACTGATGCGGAGGACTACATCCCAAAGTTTGATGAGAACAACGTTGGTTACGTAGAGGAATCTGTGACTGTCCAATGGGAACCAAGCAGTTAGTGGGCGTTACAAGGAATTGGCGGCAGAGGGCTATAGATAGTCATCTTTACCCAaccatttcttttttacATGATATTTCTATTTATATATTTACATCCTAAAACAGATTTCCCAATTCACAAATGCCTTGGTATCTCTACCGACTCATATACAGAGATCTTATCTCCCTTTTTGAAGTCTTCAAAGCCATTGGCAAATGTAATACCGCattcttgcccttttttAGCTACGGAAATATCGTCCTTACCGTGCTTCAGTGTAGACACTTTTCCGTCAAAAACAACAGTATTATTCGGTTTTCTCAGTACCTGTAGAGTGGAGTTTCTGGTAATTTCCCCATTGGCAACCTTGCAACCCGCAATCTTgatcattttctttttgtttttatatTCGAAAACTTCCTTCAAGTCAACAGTTGCCataatcttcttctcataATACGGCTCCATGTTTGATTCCAAAACTGTTATGACATCTTCAATTAACTTGTAGATAACATCGTACCTTCGAATCTCAACATGCTGCTTATTGTTAATGATATCATTTGGAAGACTGGCAAGGTTGAAACAGACGATTATACTGTTGGTGATTTGGGCCATTTTTAAGTCACTTTCAGTCGGAATACCCACAGATGATGAGATAACTTTACATTGAACTTCACCATTCCCCAAATTCTCAATGCTTTCCCTCACGGCCTCCGCAGAACCAGAAACATCCGATTTAATTATAAAATTAACAGATTTTGGCGTAGTGTTCGTAACTGCTTCAGGCTCTGCCTCCTCAACATCAGCGtgctcctccttcttctttatctCTAGAGTTTTCATCTCATTTAGTTGTTCCACATTCTTAGCGTTTCTTTCAACCTCTTCTAATGCCCCCCGTTTGTCTATGTACTTTTTCGCAATCGACTCATTCTTCACTTGCAAAAACTCATCACCTACAGAAGGTAGATTTTTCCACCCTGATACCTCGACTGCTTGAGACGGCAAAGCTTCATTAACAGGTTTTTTTGTATCGCCTAAAATGGTTTTAACACGACAGTACGTATTACCTGATAACAAAATTTCAGCCTTCCTTACTGTTCCCTTTTTCACCAGTACAGTGGCAACATTCCCAACGGTACTTTGTACCTTACTTTCAATTATCCAACCTAGAGACATCGTCTTTGGGGAAATCTCTGATCTGATATCCATTATGTCGCTCAGTAAAATGATGGATTCTTCCAAATTCTCCATATTCTCACCCGATTTTGCACTTATTGGGATCACTTGTACATCACCTCCCATCTTCTCCACCATGATACCCTGCGCCATTAAGTCATTGGTGACTTTTTCTATGCgtttatttctttcttccaACCTTGGAAATTTATCAATCTTGGTGATCGCCACGATTAGTTCGTTACCGGACTTCTTGATGTGCTTAATGGCTTCAAGCGTTTGGGGCATGATGGAATCATCCAAGGCCACAACCAAAACGATGATATCTGTGATATTGGCACCACGCTCCctcattttcaaaaaagcAGCATGGCCAGGAGTATCCAGAAATgtaattttcttcttcgaaacCGGGGTCACCACTTGAAATGCACCAATATGTTGTGTAATACCTCCATGCTCCTGCAACACAATCGACGATTTTTTTAGATAGTCAATAATTGTAGTCTTCCCGTGATCTACATGCCCCATTATTGTCACAACTGGAGGTCGCTTCTTTAGTAGTTTCGGATTTGACGGTTGCTTCAGTTCATCATATAACGTCTTCGAAGTAACGGCAGTGTTTATTTCTGGTAAGTTGTAGTTGTATTCTTGCAATATTAGCTCGACATATTCTCTCGAAAGAATGTATTCATTGGATATATCGGCAAACCCGAGTCTTTTCAGATCCTTTAGTAGCGTTTGTATCCTGCAATTGAGCAGGTTTGCCAGTTTGTTCACGGAGATGTAGTTCGGTATTTCGaattcaatttttttgggtgCTCCACTGTTCAGGATCCGATTCTTTCTATGACCTTTCGCATAAAACCTTAGCTGGCATAACGAACTTTTGGAGACCTCAATACAGTCAAGTTTATAACATCCATTTTTTGGCTTAGACGTACTTACAGTAAATTTGAAATATGTCCTCCGTAAGAGCAACTTTCCAGGCCTCAAAGTAAAGAGTAGCCTGCCATTAAATTTCAACATAGACAGGAACTAGCAGGTATCCTGTTTATACTCAGTGGATTAAGTATAACGTTGTTTTTGCTGCGGACTTCCACTTTATCCTTTAACACAATGCCCTTTTGGAACAGTATTTCAATTTTCTGCTTTTTACATTATTTTCTATCAAAAACTAAATTGGATGAAGTAGCGGGTCCAAaacatcttcttcacaTACACAGGCCTAATGTATCTATGAATATATACTTGTGCATCTATGAACACATGTATCTATACCAAACTCCGACATTCCagctgtttttttttctgtggGAAAACCAGAGAATGAATGTTTGCATAAGG carries:
- the TSR4 gene encoding small subunit rRNA maturation protein TSR4 (similar to Saccharomyces cerevisiae YOL022C; ancestral locus Anc_1.365) encodes the protein MSRIEEVSDFDEEDGYNSKAGDVYLAYIDAPVKEVDEITVEDTFVGGEPIWLHPNSIPPSDMLKCGACKTPDHMKLLLQAFSPLDEETMESIHSTIGKNLHMNHINADNDRVLYVFICTNCQRKGNSVRCIRGVKKNPRTASLESKIKDTPEGKDFNINPFDLSQTSSQSHNTMANNPFATGTESVNPFARTETPVVEKDVPDVEPLSSKNARKLHNSLKDKSFDSSKCFKPFSLYVEEERFTNKPDHLKLPKNLKIDKDALELTGNNEEDLNKDPIRLDPRTEKLSKFLDDDVFQKFQEVVGYNPLQVLRYDIGGKPLYYAESKKKFEEIVANPGYNPSSCRIFEMQLMPKLILDLDETVSVNDGMVWGTIMVFTDAEDYIPKFDENNVGYVEESVTVQWEPSS
- the IFM1 gene encoding translation initiation factor 2 (similar to Saccharomyces cerevisiae IFM1 (YOL023W); ancestral locus Anc_1.364), with protein sequence MLKFNGRLLFTLRPGKLLLRRTYFKFTVSTSKPKNGCYKLDCIEVSKSSLCQLRFYAKGHRKNRILNSGAPKKIEFEIPNYISVNKLANLLNCRIQTLLKDLKRLGFADISNEYILSREYVELILQEYNYNLPEINTAVTSKTLYDELKQPSNPKLLKKRPPVVTIMGHVDHGKTTIIDYLKKSSIVLQEHGGITQHIGAFQVVTPVSKKKITFLDTPGHAAFLKMRERGANITDIIVLVVALDDSIMPQTLEAIKHIKKSGNELIVAITKIDKFPRLEERNKRIEKVTNDLMAQGIMVEKMGGDVQVIPISAKSGENMENLEESIILLSDIMDIRSEISPKTMSLGWIIESKVQSTVGNVATVLVKKGTVRKAEILLSGNTYCRVKTILGDTKKPVNEALPSQAVEVSGWKNLPSVGDEFLQVKNESIAKKYIDKRGALEEVERNAKNVEQLNEMKTLEIKKKEEHADVEEAEPEAVTNTTPKSVNFIIKSDVSGSAEAVRESIENLGNGEVQCKVISSSVGIPTESDLKMAQITNSIIVCFNLASLPNDIINNKQHVEIRRYDVIYKLIEDVITVLESNMEPYYEKKIMATVDLKEVFEYKNKKKMIKIAGCKVANGEITRNSTLQVLRKPNNTVVFDGKVSTLKHGKDDISVAKKGQECGITFANGFEDFKKGDKISVYESVEIPRHL